In a genomic window of Campylobacter concisus:
- the crcB gene encoding fluoride efflux transporter CrcB, which translates to MLVNLLFAGLGGFIGAGCRFLAGELLKFSHFPLATLGVNVLGSFIIGVLFCLNLSQSARVFLVVGILGGFTTFSSFSLDSVKFLLEGELVKGFLNIFLNLVLCLLASYLGILLGKSL; encoded by the coding sequence ATGCTTGTAAATTTACTTTTTGCGGGGCTTGGAGGCTTTATCGGAGCTGGATGTAGGTTTTTAGCTGGGGAGCTGCTAAAATTTAGCCACTTTCCCCTAGCCACGCTTGGCGTAAATGTGCTTGGCAGCTTCATTATCGGCGTTTTATTTTGCCTAAATTTAAGCCAAAGCGCGAGGGTTTTCTTGGTCGTTGGCATACTTGGCGGCTTTACCACATTTTCAAGCTTTAGCCTTGATAGTGTTAAATTTTTACTAGAAGGCGAGCTGGTAAAAGGCTTTTTAAATATCTTTTTAAACCTTGTCCTTTGCCTACTTGCAAGCTATCTTGGTATTTTGCTTGGCAAGAGTTTATGA
- a CDS encoding cation:proton antiporter → MQLHQASELSILVVLAFIVFASPYISKILRIPVAPAEIILGALASYIGLVGENEMFKLISEVGFFFLMFLAGMEIDLRMLINIDRKILRLGLIYLALIYSLATALTFSLDLSLLYIIIIPIMAVGMIFTLFKEYGRDVKWLNLSMLIATIGELISITLLTFIAAYLQFGASINLWLTIGYLILFLAISVLSFKILDVLFWWYPGLKVILMPHYDKDEKDIRLSIAVFFSMIALMLYLNLEVAFGAFIAGMFIATFFDHKKDLPHKLSSFGFGFLVPIFFIHIGSTFKLSSLSSNEVIKDAIFIFCAMLATRFFSSVLFAGKLGFKGIFLFSLSQSMPLTLLVAVATIAHRSGEISDYSYSSFILASLAQAIIGTIIIKFLMQSRSKE, encoded by the coding sequence TTGCAGTTACATCAAGCTAGCGAGCTTAGTATTCTTGTCGTTTTGGCATTTATCGTCTTTGCTTCGCCTTATATTTCTAAAATTTTACGCATTCCTGTCGCTCCTGCTGAGATAATACTTGGAGCACTGGCTAGCTACATCGGACTTGTCGGCGAGAATGAGATGTTTAAGCTAATTAGCGAAGTTGGCTTTTTCTTTTTAATGTTTCTAGCTGGCATGGAGATTGATCTTAGAATGCTTATAAACATTGACCGCAAAATTTTACGTCTGGGGCTTATCTATCTTGCGCTCATTTACTCGCTAGCAACTGCACTTACGTTTAGTCTTGATCTTAGTTTGCTTTATATTATCATTATCCCGATAATGGCCGTTGGCATGATATTTACGCTATTTAAAGAGTATGGCAGAGATGTGAAATGGCTAAATTTAAGCATGCTTATTGCAACTATTGGCGAGCTTATAAGCATTACGCTTTTGACATTTATAGCAGCCTATTTGCAGTTTGGAGCTAGTATAAATTTGTGGCTAACGATTGGCTATTTGATCTTATTTTTAGCTATCAGCGTGCTTAGCTTTAAAATTTTAGATGTGCTTTTTTGGTGGTATCCTGGGCTTAAAGTGATCCTTATGCCACACTACGACAAGGACGAAAAAGATATTAGACTAAGTATTGCGGTGTTTTTTTCGATGATTGCGCTTATGCTTTATTTGAATTTAGAAGTTGCCTTTGGCGCGTTTATCGCGGGTATGTTTATAGCGACATTTTTTGATCACAAAAAAGACTTACCGCACAAGCTTTCAAGCTTTGGATTTGGTTTTTTGGTACCGATATTTTTTATACACATAGGCTCAACCTTTAAGCTCTCAAGCCTAAGCTCAAATGAAGTGATAAAAGATGCTATTTTTATATTTTGTGCGATGCTTGCCACAAGGTTTTTTTCAAGTGTGTTATTTGCAGGAAAATTAGGATTTAAGGGGATATTTTTGTTTTCTCTCTCACAATCCATGCCGCTAACACTTCTAGTAGCAGTTGCTACTATCGCACACAGATCAGGTGAGATAAGTGATTATTCTTACTCATCTTTTATCCTAGCAAGCCTAGCTCAAGCTATAATAGGGACAATAATTATAAAATTTCTAATGCAATCAAGAAGTAAGGAGTAA
- a CDS encoding citrate synthase, whose amino-acid sequence MSSNTATLTDNRTGKSYEFPILKGTMGPDVIDISTFFSDTGMFTFDRGYTSTAMCRSAITYIDGLKGELMYRGYDIAYLAENKTFLDVAYLLLNKELPTNDQYINFKTELKKRSFIHEGMMKLFDAFPDKAHPMAILQAAVSALSAFYSDHLNMDKPEEYHEMAMRIIAKIPTIAAFSYRYSRGLPIIYPNLDRGFTENFLYMMRGYPYEHVDLKPIEIKALDTVFMLHADHEQNASTTTVRTVGSTHAHPYACISAGIGALWGWAHGGANEGVIRQLEEIGSVANVDRYIARAKDKNDPFRLMGFGHRVYKNFDPRAKVLKKMRDQLMDEIGINSELIKIANRIEEIALNDDYFVSRNLYPNVDFHSGLILKALGIPNNMFAVIFVIGRTPGWISQWIELKEQDTIKIVRPRQLYVGETNRTPK is encoded by the coding sequence ATGTCATCAAATACAGCTACGCTAACTGATAACAGAACTGGCAAGAGTTACGAGTTTCCTATACTAAAAGGCACTATGGGACCTGATGTGATAGACATCTCGACATTTTTTAGTGATACTGGAATGTTTACTTTTGACAGAGGTTATACTTCAACTGCGATGTGTCGCTCAGCGATAACTTATATAGACGGCTTAAAAGGCGAGCTAATGTATAGAGGTTATGATATCGCGTATTTGGCTGAAAATAAGACATTTTTAGACGTGGCATACTTACTCTTAAACAAAGAGCTTCCAACAAATGATCAGTATATAAATTTTAAAACCGAGCTTAAAAAAAGAAGCTTTATACATGAAGGCATGATGAAGCTATTTGACGCATTTCCAGATAAAGCTCACCCTATGGCGATCTTACAAGCAGCAGTATCAGCGCTAAGTGCGTTTTACTCAGACCACCTAAATATGGATAAACCTGAAGAGTATCACGAGATGGCTATGCGTATAATCGCTAAAATTCCAACGATCGCGGCCTTTAGTTACCGCTACTCACGCGGGCTTCCTATCATATATCCAAATTTAGATCGTGGCTTTACTGAAAATTTCCTCTACATGATGAGGGGCTATCCATATGAGCATGTCGATCTTAAACCAATCGAGATAAAAGCGCTTGACACGGTCTTTATGCTGCACGCAGATCACGAGCAAAACGCTTCAACTACGACTGTTAGAACCGTTGGCTCAACGCACGCTCACCCATACGCATGTATAAGTGCGGGCATCGGCGCACTTTGGGGCTGGGCTCATGGCGGCGCAAACGAGGGTGTCATCCGCCAGCTTGAAGAAATAGGCTCGGTAGCAAACGTTGATAGATACATCGCTAGAGCAAAGGATAAAAATGATCCATTTAGGCTAATGGGCTTTGGCCACAGGGTCTATAAAAATTTTGACCCTCGCGCAAAAGTGCTCAAAAAAATGAGAGATCAGCTCATGGACGAGATAGGCATCAACTCAGAGCTTATCAAGATCGCAAACCGTATCGAGGAGATCGCGCTAAATGATGACTACTTTGTAAGCAGAAATTTATATCCAAACGTTGATTTTCACTCAGGGCTCATCCTAAAGGCGCTTGGCATACCAAATAATATGTTTGCCGTAATCTTTGTCATCGGTAGGACGCCAGGCTGGATCAGCCAGTGGATCGAGCTAAAAGAGCAAGATACGATAAAGATCGTCCGCCCAAGACAGCTTTATGTTGGAGAGACAAACAGAACACCAAAATGA
- a CDS encoding 3'(2'),5'-bisphosphate nucleotidase CysQ family protein, producing MSELLNLAKKAAVNAGAQIMKFYSADNTALKVCLKDDSSPLTSADLAANEAIIKILSKSGIKICSEESILQESDKDEFWLVDPLDGTKEFLARNGEFCVCIALIKKARPVLGVIFIPVSKELFYADENGAFKEILDNNDEIISRVDLNKKDKNLDNLIFSSRRGDAKEIEFIGQSLNFEQRCIGSAIKFCRLVEFGGAYLRFAPSYLWDNAAGEALVNFCGGKVFDANSSKEMSYELADLKSPFFIALSKNTLDLKDKITQLYKQSKI from the coding sequence ATGAGTGAGCTTCTAAATTTAGCTAAAAAAGCAGCCGTTAATGCTGGAGCACAAATAATGAAATTTTACTCTGCAGATAATACGGCTCTTAAAGTCTGCCTAAAAGATGATAGCTCACCGCTAACTAGCGCTGATCTAGCCGCAAATGAAGCGATAATAAAAATTCTAAGCAAAAGCGGGATAAAAATTTGCTCTGAAGAGAGCATCTTGCAAGAGAGTGACAAAGATGAGTTTTGGCTCGTAGATCCTCTTGATGGCACGAAAGAATTTCTAGCTAGAAACGGCGAATTTTGCGTTTGCATAGCGCTTATAAAAAAAGCTAGGCCGGTGCTTGGCGTGATATTTATCCCAGTTAGTAAAGAGCTTTTTTATGCTGATGAAAATGGCGCTTTTAAAGAAATTTTAGATAACAATGATGAAATCATAAGCAGAGTTGATTTAAACAAAAAAGATAAAAATTTAGACAATCTAATCTTTTCAAGCAGAAGAGGCGACGCCAAAGAGATAGAATTCATAGGACAGAGCCTAAATTTTGAGCAAAGGTGCATCGGCTCAGCCATAAAATTTTGCCGTTTGGTTGAATTTGGTGGAGCTTATTTGAGATTTGCCCCAAGCTACCTTTGGGACAATGCTGCAGGAGAAGCGCTCGTAAATTTTTGTGGCGGAAAAGTATTTGACGCTAATAGTAGCAAAGAGATGAGCTATGAGCTCGCTGATTTAAAAAGTCCATTTTTCATAGCTCTCTCAAAAAATACGCTAGATCTAAAAGATAAAATCACACAACTATATAAGCAAAGTAAAATTTAA
- a CDS encoding class I SAM-dependent methyltransferase, producing the protein MSQNSKIEKSYDELTYKSIAFAQSSPYRLEACATLLGITPPPCENARVLEIGCSFGGNLIPFAVNNKNAKVVGIDLSGEQIRRGQEIVKEMGLTNLELIHGDICEFKSDEKFDYIIAHGVFSWVPDFVKEAILKVVRENLSANGVAFISYNVYPGWKVKDIVRDIMLLAAKDKESMQERLKAAKEALLVYKEYLLTRNEEIYEGKIPLKMLLFVTEHVLSKDDFYIAHEFLEYTNDPFYFKDFNAMLAKNELTYLCEYTLDDIFTPDVGTAVVDEYKNNKFKDRIDLEQFMDMISNKVFRQSLIVHSKTYESIANKQIGPSDINKIHVVADFIKKDNQWQDSYGAMPQDISWLCEVFYKMYPASINLSQILEILPEDKLMVYSAFVRILTNSSDAMILKDEQKNIEYRPGHSRLSQNLINYVRYFLNHKNNADVVFANKFSISRKLNNIDYYILLLLDGKNSLEDVAAKALKFIKENNEDIFDINGKVLRKDKVAANIMSYVLGTAKIASMLYLLEEI; encoded by the coding sequence ATGAGCCAAAATAGCAAAATCGAAAAGTCTTATGACGAGCTAACTTATAAATCAATAGCTTTTGCCCAATCATCGCCATATAGGCTTGAAGCTTGTGCGACACTTCTTGGCATAACTCCACCGCCATGTGAAAATGCAAGAGTTTTAGAGATAGGATGTAGCTTTGGCGGAAATTTGATCCCATTTGCAGTAAATAACAAAAATGCAAAAGTAGTTGGCATAGATCTTAGCGGCGAGCAGATAAGGCGAGGGCAAGAGATCGTTAAAGAGATGGGGCTTACAAATTTAGAGCTTATACACGGCGATATTTGCGAATTTAAAAGCGATGAGAAATTTGACTATATCATTGCTCATGGTGTTTTTAGCTGGGTGCCTGACTTTGTAAAAGAAGCTATATTAAAAGTCGTAAGAGAGAATTTAAGTGCAAATGGCGTGGCGTTTATCTCTTATAATGTTTATCCTGGCTGGAAAGTAAAAGATATCGTAAGAGATATAATGCTACTTGCCGCAAAAGATAAAGAGAGCATGCAAGAGAGGTTAAAAGCAGCCAAAGAAGCACTTTTGGTCTATAAAGAATATTTGCTAACAAGAAATGAAGAAATTTATGAGGGAAAAATACCCCTTAAGATGCTTCTTTTTGTAACAGAACATGTGCTCTCAAAAGATGACTTTTACATAGCTCATGAGTTTTTAGAATATACAAATGATCCATTTTATTTTAAAGATTTTAATGCCATGCTTGCCAAAAATGAGCTTACTTATCTTTGTGAGTATACGCTTGATGATATTTTTACCCCAGATGTTGGCACAGCCGTAGTAGATGAATACAAAAATAACAAGTTTAAGGACAGAATCGATCTAGAGCAATTCATGGATATGATTAGCAACAAAGTATTTAGACAAAGCCTAATAGTCCATAGCAAAACTTATGAGAGCATAGCCAATAAACAAATAGGCCCAAGCGATATTAATAAAATTCACGTTGTGGCAGATTTTATAAAGAAAGATAACCAGTGGCAAGATAGTTATGGTGCTATGCCACAAGATATATCATGGCTTTGCGAGGTCTTTTATAAGATGTATCCAGCCAGCATAAACCTTTCTCAGATTTTAGAAATTTTGCCAGAAGATAAGCTTATGGTTTATAGCGCTTTTGTAAGGATTTTAACAAACTCGTCTGATGCAATGATCTTAAAAGATGAGCAAAAAAATATCGAGTATAGGCCTGGACACTCAAGGCTTAGTCAAAATTTAATAAATTATGTAAGATATTTTTTAAATCATAAAAATAATGCCGATGTTGTTTTTGCTAATAAATTTAGCATTTCAAGAAAGCTTAACAATATCGATTATTACATACTTTTATTGCTTGATGGTAAAAATAGCTTAGAAGATGTCGCAGCAAAAGCTTTGAAATTTATCAAAGAGAACAACGAAGATATATTTGATATAAATGGCAAAGTGCTTAGAAAAGATAAAGTCGCAGCAAACATAATGAGTTACGTGCTAGGCACAGCAAAAATAGCTAGCATGCTTTATCTACTAGAAGAAATTTAA
- a CDS encoding redoxin family protein, whose protein sequence is MIKVPTSIYLNALDGKEFDFSAFVRTHDCVIFIYPKIGEDFSLLSEQLQNTVGMKGCTKQAINYKKFLKDFNDLGFMVIAIGSQDIAAQKKFQEETSAGVMFLNDSEFMLEKALELPVFSASNGHKFYFRQTLIIKDGKVRHAYIVDDPENDAKNMLEKIKEKDY, encoded by the coding sequence ATGATAAAAGTGCCTACAAGTATATATTTAAATGCCTTAGACGGTAAGGAATTTGATTTCTCTGCCTTTGTAAGAACGCATGACTGCGTCATTTTTATCTACCCAAAGATAGGCGAGGACTTTAGCCTTTTAAGCGAGCAATTGCAAAATACTGTGGGCATGAAAGGCTGCACCAAACAAGCGATAAACTATAAGAAATTTTTAAAAGATTTTAACGATCTTGGTTTTATGGTCATAGCTATTGGCTCCCAAGATATAGCAGCTCAAAAGAAATTTCAAGAAGAAACTTCAGCTGGAGTTATGTTTTTAAATGATAGTGAGTTTATGCTTGAGAAAGCACTTGAACTTCCAGTTTTTTCTGCATCAAATGGCCATAAATTCTACTTTAGACAAACACTTATCATAAAAGATGGCAAGGTAAGGCACGCATATATAGTGGATGATCCTGAGAATGATGCTAAAAATATGCTAGAAAAAATCAAAGAAAAAGACTACTAG
- the modB gene encoding molybdate ABC transporter permease subunit, producing MIDELKSIDYEPFWLSLKLSFITTFILFFVCIALAYFMSQKKFFGKSFLESVISLPLVLPPSVLGFYLLIFLSPYSAFGKFIEEIFGVRLVFNFTGLVVASCIYSLPFMFGPIYAGLNSLKKSLFEASYSLGKNKLTTIFRVILPSIRSNLLTATVVSFAHTMGEFGVVLMIGGSVAGESKVASIAIFEAVEMLDYTKAHIYALLMLIISFFVLFVVYLLNSKKA from the coding sequence ATGATAGACGAGTTAAAAAGTATCGATTACGAGCCATTTTGGTTATCACTAAAATTATCTTTCATAACAACTTTTATTTTATTTTTTGTCTGCATTGCACTTGCTTATTTTATGTCTCAGAAAAAATTTTTCGGCAAATCATTTTTAGAGTCAGTAATCTCACTGCCTTTAGTTTTGCCACCAAGCGTTCTTGGCTTTTATCTGCTCATTTTTCTTTCACCTTATTCGGCCTTTGGTAAATTTATCGAGGAAATTTTTGGAGTTAGGCTTGTTTTTAACTTCACAGGTCTTGTTGTGGCAAGTTGTATCTATTCATTGCCATTTATGTTTGGTCCGATTTATGCTGGGCTAAATAGCCTAAAAAAGAGCCTTTTTGAAGCGAGCTATAGTCTTGGTAAAAATAAGCTCACGACTATTTTTAGGGTGATTTTGCCAAGTATCAGATCAAATTTATTAACAGCTACTGTCGTTAGTTTTGCTCACACTATGGGTGAGTTTGGTGTTGTTTTAATGATAGGCGGTAGCGTAGCTGGAGAGAGCAAGGTTGCAAGTATTGCGATATTTGAAGCGGTTGAGATGCTTGATTACACCAAAGCTCATATCTATGCACTTTTGATGTTAATAATTAGCTTTTTTGTTCTTTTCGTAGTTTATCTTTTAAATTCTAAAAAAGCTTAA
- a CDS encoding sulfate/molybdate ABC transporter ATP-binding protein — MIEISCKKELNGGDGKFMLEADFSFESGDFVALYGASGGGKTTILRLIAGFETPQSGFIKVGDKIFFDEKRNLAPQKRNIGFLFQDYALFENMNVFKNLLFAKDDISLANKLLDICGLTSLKNAKISTLSGGQKQRVALARAVMRRPKILLLDEPLSALDNAMREKLQDYLLALHDEFKMSIILVSHDIAEIYKLCNKVFVLENGKISRSGSASEIFLKSAGSQKFAFNAKILEIKKRDAIYVANVLINRQICEVVLSSNEAMNLKAGDMVVVSTKAFSVNLEKA, encoded by the coding sequence ATGATAGAAATTTCTTGCAAAAAAGAGCTAAATGGTGGCGATGGCAAATTTATGCTAGAAGCAGACTTTAGCTTTGAAAGTGGTGATTTTGTCGCACTTTATGGAGCAAGCGGCGGCGGGAAGACTACTATTTTAAGATTGATTGCTGGTTTTGAAACGCCACAAAGCGGATTTATAAAGGTTGGGGATAAAATTTTCTTTGATGAAAAGAGGAATTTAGCTCCACAAAAACGAAATATTGGCTTTTTATTTCAAGATTATGCATTGTTTGAAAATATGAATGTCTTTAAAAATTTACTCTTTGCAAAAGATGACATAAGCCTAGCAAATAAACTTCTTGATATCTGCGGTCTAACAAGCCTAAAAAACGCAAAGATCAGCACTCTTTCTGGCGGCCAAAAACAACGCGTAGCACTTGCCCGTGCCGTCATGCGAAGGCCTAAAATTTTACTACTTGATGAGCCGTTAAGTGCACTTGATAATGCTATGCGTGAGAAACTTCAAGACTATTTACTCGCACTTCATGATGAGTTTAAGATGAGCATTATTTTAGTAAGTCATGATATCGCTGAAATTTATAAGCTTTGCAATAAAGTCTTTGTCCTTGAAAATGGAAAAATTTCAAGATCAGGTAGCGCAAGTGAGATATTTTTAAAGAGTGCAGGATCGCAGAAATTTGCCTTTAACGCTAAAATTTTAGAGATAAAAAAACGTGATGCTATTTACGTGGCAAATGTATTAATAAACCGCCAAATTTGTGAAGTGGTGCTAAGTAGCAACGAAGCAATGAATCTAAAAGCAGGCGATATGGTAGTAGTTAGCACAAAAGCATTTAGCGTAAATTTGGAAAAAGCATGA
- a CDS encoding TOBE domain-containing protein — protein MIRAKIVGILTKDDVNLFELKGLNLEANLFMLVLNEASKFALDDEISLGFKSSDVVLAKNKLDASSLENELKCVVQAINFGEVLSIVGLKCDQIHFEAIISNHALKALNLSKNDSVFAYIKSTSIHISTQK, from the coding sequence ATGATAAGAGCAAAGATCGTTGGAATTTTAACTAAAGATGACGTTAACTTATTTGAGCTAAAGGGTCTAAATTTAGAGGCAAATTTATTTATGCTAGTCTTGAATGAGGCTAGCAAATTCGCCTTAGATGATGAGATTAGCTTAGGTTTTAAAAGCTCAGATGTTGTCTTGGCAAAAAACAAACTTGACGCCAGCTCGCTTGAGAATGAATTAAAATGTGTAGTACAAGCCATAAATTTTGGTGAAGTTTTAAGTATTGTTGGTCTAAAGTGCGATCAAATCCACTTCGAAGCTATCATTTCAAATCACGCTTTAAAAGCGCTAAATTTGAGTAAAAATGATAGTGTTTTTGCCTATATAAAATCTACTAGTATTCATATAAGTACTCAAAAATGA
- the modA gene encoding molybdate ABC transporter substrate-binding protein, translating into MRKAFKFLCVTALLAINAFGAEVNVYAAANTTYAFPELIKEFNKLHPDAKINLTLGASGGLVTQIQNSAPADIFMAADMGFAQKAYDTGFAVAAPKVYAQGAVALFSIRNVDFKKGIEVVRGLKAISIANPQTAPYGKASIEALKNAKLYDEVEKNIVYAQKISETLSQALSASDVGFIAASALFDEKMSKYKEGVNYILVPQELYTPIDQGIVLLKHAEKNDDAKAFYEFILGDKSREIFNKFGYNVPAK; encoded by the coding sequence ATGAGAAAAGCTTTTAAATTTTTATGTGTGACAGCTTTGCTTGCCATAAACGCATTTGGCGCTGAAGTAAATGTATATGCAGCAGCAAACACAACATACGCATTTCCAGAGCTTATAAAAGAGTTTAATAAGCTTCATCCAGACGCTAAGATCAACCTAACTCTTGGCGCAAGCGGTGGTCTTGTTACTCAGATCCAAAACTCAGCTCCAGCTGATATCTTTATGGCTGCTGATATGGGCTTTGCACAAAAGGCTTATGACACAGGATTTGCAGTAGCTGCTCCAAAAGTTTATGCACAAGGTGCTGTTGCTCTTTTTTCTATTAGAAATGTTGATTTCAAAAAAGGTATTGAAGTTGTTCGTGGCTTAAAAGCGATCTCTATCGCAAATCCACAAACTGCACCATACGGCAAAGCTAGTATAGAGGCTCTTAAAAACGCAAAACTTTATGACGAAGTAGAAAAAAATATCGTCTATGCTCAAAAAATTTCTGAAACTCTATCTCAGGCATTAAGTGCATCTGATGTAGGTTTTATCGCTGCTAGCGCACTTTTTGATGAGAAAATGTCAAAATACAAAGAGGGCGTTAATTACATCCTTGTTCCACAAGAGCTATACACTCCGATAGATCAAGGTATCGTTCTTCTAAAACATGCTGAAAAAAATGATGATGCAAAAGCATTTTATGAGTTTATCTTAGGTGATAAATCAAGAGAAATTTTCAATAAATTTGGTTACAACGTTCCAGCTAAATGA
- a CDS encoding TOBE domain-containing protein produces MKADINLELFLGEDTQVLAKHITLLKAIKETKSITKAAELVGISYKNAWDCLDTINNKSSKPLIIRADGNKKNSGSELSEYANKLIKIYDAILETQKDFLQKICQKVDFEDVDIVNLQRMNMNLSARNQLSCEIIGINRGAVNSQIIAKLSNGCTLESNITVESEKNLGLKVGQKVIYIFKAPAVILARDLDIKISTKNQLKGEVIEAKIGAVNAEITLKLSDEQTLTAIITKDSAIQMKIGVGDTLLAIVKSSQIIIGV; encoded by the coding sequence TTGAAAGCAGATATAAATTTAGAACTATTTTTAGGCGAAGATACACAGGTTTTAGCTAAACATATTACATTATTAAAGGCTATAAAAGAGACAAAGAGTATCACAAAAGCGGCAGAATTGGTTGGCATATCATACAAAAATGCTTGGGACTGCCTTGATACGATAAATAACAAAAGTAGTAAGCCGCTTATTATTAGAGCTGATGGAAATAAAAAAAATAGTGGCTCTGAGCTAAGCGAGTATGCCAATAAACTGATAAAAATTTATGATGCCATTCTTGAGACTCAAAAGGATTTTTTACAAAAAATTTGTCAAAAAGTAGATTTTGAGGATGTAGATATTGTAAATCTTCAAAGAATGAATATGAACTTAAGTGCTAGAAATCAGCTCTCATGCGAGATTATTGGCATAAACCGCGGTGCGGTAAATTCTCAAATAATTGCAAAACTAAGTAATGGCTGCACGCTTGAGTCAAACATCACGGTTGAAAGTGAGAAAAATTTAGGCCTAAAAGTTGGACAAAAAGTTATTTATATTTTTAAAGCTCCAGCTGTTATTTTGGCTAGGGATCTAGATATAAAAATAAGCACAAAAAATCAATTAAAAGGCGAGGTGATCGAAGCAAAGATAGGTGCTGTAAATGCTGAAATCACACTAAAACTAAGCGATGAGCAGACTTTAACTGCCATCATCACAAAAGATAGTGCTATCCAGATGAAAATAGGTGTTGGCGATACACTTTTAGCAATAGTAAAATCATCTCAAATCATTATAGGAGTTTAA
- a CDS encoding MlaA family lipoprotein: MKFLLSIFFSLLLACANTDINTNSENDEFDVEFEARKDVFDPLSGYNRMMTHANDFIYVNMLTPVAKGYAYVVPKTARTMVSNFFDNLLFPVRFVNNLLQFKFQNAGEETLRFLANTIIGFGGLTDGAKYYNLKAHDEDFGQTLGYWGLGSGFHIVWPLIGPSNLRDTGGMVGDYFTDPISYVDPILLSTGIKSYRAFNSFSQDPTAYEKLRKDAIDLYPFLRDAYEQRRDKLIKE; this comes from the coding sequence ATGAAATTTTTGCTTTCTATCTTTTTTAGTTTGCTTTTAGCCTGTGCTAATACTGACATAAATACGAATAGCGAAAACGACGAATTTGATGTTGAATTTGAAGCAAGAAAAGATGTTTTTGACCCGCTTAGTGGTTACAATAGAATGATGACACACGCAAATGACTTTATCTATGTAAATATGCTAACTCCGGTGGCAAAAGGCTATGCCTACGTTGTGCCAAAAACAGCTAGAACAATGGTTTCAAATTTCTTTGACAACCTGCTTTTCCCAGTTCGCTTTGTAAATAACTTACTTCAGTTTAAATTTCAAAATGCTGGTGAAGAGACATTGAGATTTTTAGCAAATACGATAATAGGCTTTGGCGGACTAACAGACGGAGCAAAATACTACAACCTCAAAGCTCACGATGAGGATTTTGGACAAACGCTTGGATATTGGGGGCTTGGCAGCGGTTTTCATATCGTTTGGCCACTTATTGGACCATCAAATTTAAGAGATACTGGTGGCATGGTCGGAGATTATTTTACTGATCCTATTAGCTACGTTGATCCCATACTTTTATCAACTGGCATCAAGTCATATAGAGCGTTTAATAGCTTTTCACAAGATCCAACTGCTTATGAAAAACTAAGAAAAGATGCTATTGATCTTTATCCATTTTTACGCGATGCTTACGAGCAAAGACGTGACAAGCTTATCAAGGAGTAA
- a CDS encoding Tgt2/MlaC family protein yields MKILKILTMILLFTTSLFAISKEQIKPEVEMKTTKVIEILKDTNLDNNAKTKEIFALLDPFFDYKQMAKISLGKRYNSLSSDEQAKFDAAFEQKLKGSYIDKLLGYKDQEIHITGESEPQKNRYWLTSELVNDGKSYEFVYKFYDAKERGWLIYDLDIVGVSIIQTYRSQFGDVLNNADFNTLLQKLNEAVLPDQNKTNP; encoded by the coding sequence ATGAAAATTTTAAAAATTCTAACTATGATTTTACTTTTTACAACTAGCCTTTTTGCTATTTCAAAAGAGCAGATCAAGCCTGAAGTAGAGATGAAAACAACAAAGGTTATTGAAATTTTAAAAGATACAAATTTAGACAATAACGCAAAGACAAAAGAAATTTTTGCTCTTCTTGATCCATTTTTTGACTATAAACAAATGGCAAAGATAAGCCTTGGCAAACGTTACAACAGTCTAAGTAGCGATGAACAGGCTAAATTTGACGCAGCATTTGAGCAAAAACTAAAAGGCTCATACATAGATAAACTTTTAGGATACAAAGACCAAGAGATACATATAACTGGTGAGAGCGAACCTCAAAAAAATAGATACTGGCTAACATCTGAGCTTGTAAATGATGGCAAGAGCTACGAATTTGTCTATAAATTTTATGACGCTAAAGAGCGTGGTTGGCTCATTTACGATCTTGATATCGTTGGCGTAAGCATCATTCAAACATACAGAAGCCAGTTTGGCGATGTGCTAAATAACGCTGATTTCAATACTCTTTTACAAAAGCTAAACGAAGCTGTTTTGCCTGATCAAAATAAAACCAACCCTTAA